The DNA region ATCTCGCGCAAATCGATGCCCCAGCGATATTCCTGCGAGCCCGCGCGCATCAGGCTCATGCCCTGGGCATACGAGCAGATCTTGGCCGCGCCGAGCGCGTCGCGCACCGAATCGATCAGCTCCTGCCGGTCTCCCTGGTAACGTGGCGATGGACGGCCGTACTGGCTGCTCGCGGCGACTCGCTCCTCTTTCATGCTGGAGAGGATGCGCGCATCGAGCGCCGCCGCGATGGTGGGGATGGGCACGCCGAGATCGAGCGCGACCTGCACCGTCCATTTGCCGGTGCCTTTCTGTCCTGCGCGATCGAGTACGCTGTCGACCAGCGCCTTGCCTGTCTTCGAGTCGTTCACCGTCAAGATCTGCGCCGTGATGTCGATCAGGTACGACTCCAGCGGCCCCCGGTTCCAGCCGGAGAATATCTCCGCCAGTTCTGCCGCTTCCAGGCCCAGGCTTTTGCGCAGCAGGTCGTACACTTCCGCGATCAGCTGCATGTCGCCATACTCGATGCCGTTGTGCACCATCTTGACGAAGTGCCCGGCGCCATCCGGCCCCACATAGGTCACGCACGGGCCGGAATCGCTCTTGGCAGCGATCGCTTCCAGCACCGGCCGCATGTGCTCATAGGCTTCCCGGTCGCCGCCCGGCATGAGCGATGGACCGTGCCGCGCACCCTCTTCGCCTCCGGACACACCCATGCCAAAGAAATTCAGGTGCCGCGCGCGCATCTCGTTCTCCCGCCGCTGCGTGTCCTTGAAGAACGAGTTGCCGCCATCGATCACGATGTCGCCCGCGGCAAGCAGCGGCGCCAGCTTGCCCAGCATCTCGTCCACTGCTTCGCCGGCCTTGATCATCATCAGCACGCGCCGCGGCCGCGCCAACGACTGCACGAAGTCCTGCAGGGTCTTGGTGCCGATGATCTGGCGTGCCCCGTTGGCGGCGACGAAGCGATCCACCCACTCAGTCTCCAGATTCCACACCGCCACGCTCTGGCCGTGATCCTCGATGTTGAGCGCCAGGTTCTGCCCCATCACGCCGAGGCCGATCACGCCGAAGTCCGCCGTCTTCACGGCTGTTGGATTGGTGGCCATACGAGTTCCCCTTATCCCGCTCTCTGTGCCGTCATCGGCGAGGACTGCTGCGGTGCGGTCAGATCCTTCATTCTAAGATCGTTGCTCCAGCGCCATCACTTTTGCTATCCGCCGGCGATGGCGCTCTTCGCCGCTGAAGCGCGCGGCTACGAAGGCGCGCACCAGGTCGAGCATCAGCTCCGGCCCGATCACGCGTGCGCCGAGGCAGAGCACATTCATGTCGTCGTGTTCTACGCCCTGATGTGCGGAGTAGGTATCGTGGCACATGCCCGCCCGGATGCCGGGGAGCTTGTTGGCCGCGACCGAGACGCCTACGCCACTGCCGCAGATCAGGATCCCGCGCTCGCATCCGCCGCTAGTCACTTCCTCAGCGACCGCGATGGCGTAGTCGGGATAGTCGTCCGGTCGCGAGCCATCATGCGTACCCAGATCAACGACTTCGTGACCGAGCTTTCTTAGCTCAGCGATCGCGATCTCATTCAGCGGAACGCCAGCATGATCCGCGCCCACGGCAATGCGCACGATTACCTCCTTGGCAGACCCTTGCGGATCCGAGATCTCGTCTCGCCCATTACGGGCGCGCTACGAACCTTGTTTCGATTCATGGCGTCCGGGAAAGACTCGCAATGATTCGCCCGTGATTCTAGTGCCACCTTTCCGATCTTGCGCCTCAGAATGTTGCAAAAACGCGCGCTGGACATACAATGGCGGCGTTTTCGCACCAACGCGGCCCGCTCGAGCGCCCCCGCGTGAAGGGACGCCCTTCGAAGGAGCAAGGCAATGAAACCACAAGACTCGACCACGAGTGCGCTGCCCTCCCGCAGAAACGTTCTTCTCGGTGGCGCGGTGGCGATCGCCGCTACCGCGCTGCAGCCCGAGTCTGTGGCCGCCGCTCAGACCTCGTCGCCGGCGCACGCGCAGCCAATGCCCACCGGGTCGACCATCACCACCCGCGACGGCACGCAGATCTACTACAAGGACTGGGGCAAAGGACAACCGATCGTCTTCAGTCATGGCTGGCCGCTGAGCGCGGACGACTGGGACGCGCAGATGTTCTTCTTCGGCCAGCATGGCTATCGCGTCATCGCCCATGACCGGCGAGGGCACGGCCGTTCCACCCAGACTTGGGACGGCAACGAGATGAACACGTACGCCGACGATCTCGCGGCGCTCACCGAAAAGCTTGACCTGAAGAACGCGATCCATGTGGGTCACTCCACCGGCGGCGGAGAGGTCGCCCGTTACATCGGACGGCACGGCACCAAGCGTGTCGCCAAGGCCGTGCTCATCAGCGCCGTGCCACCGCTGATGCTGAAGACGGCGGCGAATCCCGGCGGCTTGCCTATCTCTGTGTTTGACGGCCTGCGCGCGGCGATGGTGGCGAATCGCGCGGAGTTTTACCGGGACATCACGCTCCCGTTCTACGGATACAACCGGCCCGGCGCCAAGATCTCGGAAGGCGTCCGGCAGCATTGGTGGCTGCAGGGCATGGTGGGCGGCTTCAAGCCGCACTATGACTGCATCCAGGCTTTCTCGGAGACGGACTTCACCGAAGATCTCAAGAACTTCGACGTGCCCACGCTGATCATGCACGGCGACGACGACCAGATCGTGCCCATTGGGGCCGCGGCGATGCTTTCGTCCAAGTTGGTCAAGGGCGCCACGCTCAAGGTATATCCCGGGTTTCCGCACGGGATGCCCACCACCAATGCGGACCAGATCAATGCCGATCTGCTCGCGTTCCTCAAGCCGTAGGACCAGGGAGTGAACCGCTTTCGACAGCGTCTTCGGGGATAGGAGGGCCGAGGTACAGCTCTGGTTGTGCCGCGACGCGCGACCTCTCGCGTCCTGCCGGGACAACCCCGCAGTTACAATTAGGTTGCACCCCAGAGGCACACCCATGACCGCGCTCAGCAAACTCGCCGCCTCCATCCTGCAGTCCGAGATCCGCATCATGTCGGTGGAGTGTGCCAAGGTCGGCGGCATCAACCTGGCGCAAGGCGTGTGCGATACCGAGCTGCCGGCGCCGGTGCGCGCGGGAGCGATTGCCGCGATCGAGAGTGGACTGAACTCCTACACCCGGCTTGATGGCATCGGCGAGCTGCGTCAAGCCATCGCCACCAAGCTTCGCTGCGACAATGGCATCAGCGTAGACGCGGAGAGGGAAGTCGTGGTCACCGTCGGGTCCACCGGCGCGTTCTACTCCAGTTGCGTCGCGCTGCTCGATCCCGGCGAC from Acidobacteriota bacterium includes:
- the gndA gene encoding NADP-dependent phosphogluconate dehydrogenase is translated as MATNPTAVKTADFGVIGLGVMGQNLALNIEDHGQSVAVWNLETEWVDRFVAANGARQIIGTKTLQDFVQSLARPRRVLMMIKAGEAVDEMLGKLAPLLAAGDIVIDGGNSFFKDTQRRENEMRARHLNFFGMGVSGGEEGARHGPSLMPGGDREAYEHMRPVLEAIAAKSDSGPCVTYVGPDGAGHFVKMVHNGIEYGDMQLIAEVYDLLRKSLGLEAAELAEIFSGWNRGPLESYLIDITAQILTVNDSKTGKALVDSVLDRAGQKGTGKWTVQVALDLGVPIPTIAAALDARILSSMKEERVAASSQYGRPSPRYQGDRQELIDSVRDALGAAKICSYAQGMSLMRAGSQEYRWGIDLREMARIWKAGCIIRARLLDDILHAFERRADLPNLLLDREFQRMITAAEAGWRRVVTAAVALGIPLPAMTASLAYFDSYTSANLPQNLTQAQRDFFGAHTYQRADDPSGAPVHTDWQALIAKQSGGKKSGGTR
- the rpiB gene encoding ribose 5-phosphate isomerase B — its product is MRIAVGADHAGVPLNEIAIAELRKLGHEVVDLGTHDGSRPDDYPDYAIAVAEEVTSGGCERGILICGSGVGVSVAANKLPGIRAGMCHDTYSAHQGVEHDDMNVLCLGARVIGPELMLDLVRAFVAARFSGEERHRRRIAKVMALEQRS
- a CDS encoding alpha/beta hydrolase; translation: MKPQDSTTSALPSRRNVLLGGAVAIAATALQPESVAAAQTSSPAHAQPMPTGSTITTRDGTQIYYKDWGKGQPIVFSHGWPLSADDWDAQMFFFGQHGYRVIAHDRRGHGRSTQTWDGNEMNTYADDLAALTEKLDLKNAIHVGHSTGGGEVARYIGRHGTKRVAKAVLISAVPPLMLKTAANPGGLPISVFDGLRAAMVANRAEFYRDITLPFYGYNRPGAKISEGVRQHWWLQGMVGGFKPHYDCIQAFSETDFTEDLKNFDVPTLIMHGDDDQIVPIGAAAMLSSKLVKGATLKVYPGFPHGMPTTNADQINADLLAFLKP